Part of the Pseudomonas chlororaphis genome, CATCGCGCTCGGTTGCGGCTGCATGGGCGAATGGCGTCCAGGCTCCGACCAGCTTTTATTTTGGGTATTGGTTTAGCCACTGGCGCGCCTGATACCCCACCGGCGCCCACTTCAAACGGGTCGCCTTCCAGAGTTTTCCAAACCCCCGGTCGGCCTCCCGACCGGGGGTTTTGTTTTTTCAGCTCCACACATTCGCACCACCAGACACTTGAGGATTGAACCATGAACTACGCCACTTATTACCGTTACGACTTTTGCGCCTGGCGATTTACCAACCTCCGCTCGGGACAGCCTGCCGCCTCCGATCGGTCACCTATCGGTGGCATGCAAACACTCAAGGCCAGTACGGCCAACTGTCGAACACCCCAGTAGGGCCGGCGCGGGAAAAGAACCCGCTGCCCGCCCAGGAAGCCAGATCATGAATTCGTCCGTTTCCGCTTTGCCGCTGTCCACGCTCAACCCTGCCAATGAAGCCCTGACCCTGCGTCTGCCCAGCTCGTTGCAGCTCAAGCACCAGTTGCCGCTCACCCATGCGCTGAGCCAACAAGTCGACGCCCACCGCCGCGCCATCCGCGCCATCCTCGACGGCCATGACCGCCGCTTGCTGGTCATCGTCGGCCCCTGCTCCCTCCACGACCCGAAATCAGCCCTCGAATACGCCGCCAACCTGGCACACGTGGCCCATGAGGTAAGCGACAGCATGCTGCTGGTGATGCGCGCCTACGTGGAAAAGCCCCGCACTACCGTGGGTTGGAAAGGCCTGGCCTACGATCCCGGCCTGGATGGCAGCGACGACATGGCCGCCGGCCTGACCCTGTCCCGGGAGCTGATGCGCGAAATGCTGCAACTTGGCCTGCCGGTCGCCACCGAACTGTTGCAGCCCATGGCCGCCAGCTACTTCGACGACCTGCTCAGTTGGGTCGCCATCGGCGCACGCACCACCGAGTCGCAGATCCACCGTGAGATGGCCAGCGGCCTGGGCATGCCGGTCGGCTTCAAGAACGGCACGGACGGCGGCGTTGGGATTGCCTGCGATGCCATGCGCTCCGCAGCCC contains:
- a CDS encoding phospho-2-dehydro-3-deoxyheptonate aldolase (catalyzes the formation of 3-deoxy-D-arabino-hept-2-ulosonate 7 phosphate from phosphoenolpyruvate and D-erythrose 4-phosphate, tyrosine sensitive); this translates as MNSSVSALPLSTLNPANEALTLRLPSSLQLKHQLPLTHALSQQVDAHRRAIRAILDGHDRRLLVIVGPCSLHDPKSALEYAANLAHVAHEVSDSMLLVMRAYVEKPRTTVGWKGLAYDPGLDGSDDMAAGLTLSRELMREMLQLGLPVATELLQPMAASYFDDLLSWVAIGARTTESQIHREMASGLGMPVGFKNGTDGGVGIACDAMRSAAHAHRHFGVDSQGHPAIIQTQGNPDTHLVLRGGHRGPNYDRDSVAQIHGDLTRLKIPARIMVDCSHANSGKDPLRQPQVFNDVLEQRLQGNRALIGMMLESHLFEGCQPLGPAMRYGVSVTDGCLGWDATERLLREAHRKLQSAV